The Candidatus Neomarinimicrobiota bacterium DNA window TATCAGGCAATGCCTTATACGGAAGCGATGATCCTTTGCAGGAAGGGAGTTATTACCTGGCCTTGGAAGACACTGGGCAATACGATCATTTCTACGTTCCGGATAGCTACGATCTGGATTTTGGCAATGGGGACATTGCCCTCGCGGCCTGGATCTATCCCGAAACGGTAGAACCCACCACCCAGTATCTCGTAGTGAAGGGCGATCACGAGGCTACGCCCTATAAGACTAACAACTATGCCCTGCGCCTGGCAGGCGCATATCTCAACTTTAACGTAGCCGACGCCAGTGGTACTTCGATGAAAGTTGTATCCTCGTTCACTGTCCAAATCGAACAGTGGAATTTCGTAGCCGCATTTTATGACTACAGTGACAGTGTTGTGTATCTATGGAAGGAGCCTGGGGTTGCGCCTACTGATACTTGCTTCTTCAATGCGGATTTGGTCACCAATGCCAATCGCCTATATATCGGTGCCTGGGGCCAGGAAGGCTATCGCAAGTTTACCGGGCGTATTGATGATATGCGAATAGGCACCAGGGTTGAAGAGATTATGGAGTCTAGTATAGCTGTTCGCGAAGCTGCCGTCGTCCCCGGCCCCAAAATATTCCGCTTAAAACAAAATTACCCCAATCCATTTAATCCGGAAACAATCATAGCGTTTGACCTATTACGTAACGAGCATGTATCCCTTGATGTTTATAGCATTCTCGGACGGAAGGTAGCGACCTTGGTGGACCAGAAGATGAACGCGGGCAGTTATGCGTTTCCTTTTGATGCCGCTGATTTAGCGAGTGGCTTCTATTTCTATCGTATACAGGCCGGTCATGAAAATGAAGTCAGGCGAATGGTATTGATGAAGTAATAGGAGATGGTACGTTAAAATCAATTACCAAGACAGCAGCCAGGATTACGATTAAGGATAAATGGCGATTGATCAATCCTAAATAAAGGGAAGGGGGAAACGGCTATGTCGTGGGCTTCACAGAAGGTATTTCAATCACTGGTAATCACTATCGCGGCTATAATGATAGCCACGACCTGCACACGACAGAGGCCGGTGGCTCTACAGGTGGACGGGGGCATGATCAGCCTTGAATTCGACGATCAGCTGCACAGCCGGATTGTTTCCAGGCTTGGTGAGGAACCTCTTGTGCTGGGTGACATGACACCATCGGAATTCATCACCGTGGGCGGTAGGGCCCACAAGGATTTCCAGCTTGCAGACCACACAGCCACAGAAGGTGAGGATGAGATCGGCAAGCTGAGGGTATATCACATCAAAGGGTCCTCCCCGTCTTTAAACAAAGAGATCACCATTACCAGCTACGACGATTTTCCAACCATGTTGGTCCTCCAAGTGACCTATACCAATCCGGGAGACACCGAGCTTGCCATAGATAGCTGGACCAATCATCATTATGGCTTCTCCACCGGTGGCAGTAGGGCGAATCCTCCTTTCTGGTCTTACCAGGGGGGTTCCTACGGTTGGGGCAACGATTGGGTCAAGCCACTGACGAAGGGTTTCCGCCAGGAAAATTACATGGGGATGAACCACGAGGACTACGGTGGTGGAACCCCGGTGATAGACGTGTGGCGGCCGGATGTGGGCCTGGCCGTGGGGCATCTGGAGCTGGTGCCGAAACTGGTCTCGCTGCCGGTAGCCATGCCGCGTGCCCGGCAGGCTACGGTGGAAATCACTTTACAGCAGTCAGTTACCCTCAAACCCGGTGAGAGCCTGACTACCTTCCGGACTTTCGTTGCAGTCCACCGCGGAGACCATTTCCGAATCCTGACCGACTACGGCCGATTCATGGTGCACCAGGGGATCAAGTTCAAGGAGCCCCCACCGGACGCTTACGGGACCATCTGGTGTGCCTGGGGCTACGAGCGAGGCTTCACCATGGAGCAGTTTCGTAACACCCTGCCCAAGGTGAAGGATCTGGGCCTGGACTGGGCGGTATTGGATTACGGCTGGGAGAAGATTGAGGGCGATTTCGTGCTCGACAAAGTCATGTTCCCGGAGGGTGATGCCAGCATGCGCAAATTAGTGGCGGACATCCATGCCGCCGGCGCGAAGGCCAAGTTGTGGTGGATGCCCCTATCCGCCGAGCCCCGCACCCAACTGCTCAAGGACCATCCCGATTACCTGCTGCTCAATGAAGACGGCACCCCCCGGAACATCGAGTTCTGGAAGTCCTATTTTCTCTGTCCGGCCTACCCTCCGGTTTGGGAGCTCGCCCGACAGCAGGTGATCACTATGCTCAAGACCTGGGGTTGGGAGGGGCTGAAGATTGACGGCAACCACCTCAACAGTGTGCCGCCCTGCTACAATCCGGCCCATAACCATGCCTATCCTGAGGAATCGGTTGAAATGCTGCCGGCCTTCCACAAGATGATCTACGAGACCGCCCTGTCTATCAATCCGGAAGCGGTGATTGAGATTTGCCCCTGTGGGACCAACTACTCCTTCTACCTTCTGCCGTATATGAACCAGGCAGTGGCTTCGGACCCGGTCAGTTCCTGGATGATCCGGCAAAAAGGGAAGACCATCAAAGCCCTCTCCGGCTCCAAGGTGGTCTTCTACGGTGACCACGTGGAGCTCAGCGACGGCAAGGAGGATTTCGCCGCCACGGTGGGAATCGGCGGGGTGATCGGCACCAAGTTCACCTGGCCTGTCGGCGTGCATGTTTCTAGGGAAAGCGGCGACATCAGTCTGACACCGGAGAAGGAGGCCAAGTGGGCCAGGTGGATCAGGATCTATAAGGACAAAATGCTGCCCCTGGGGACTTACCGGGGCGATCTTTATGATATCGGGTATGACCGGCCTGAAGCCCACGCCATCAGCAAGGATGGCCGGATGTACTACGCTTTCTATGCCGATCAATATGCCGGTGAGGTCGAACTGCGCGGGCTGGAAGACAAGACTTACCAGGTTTACGACTATGTGAATGAGAATGACCTGGGCCCGGTGACCGGTGCGGTAGGGAAGCTGGAGGTTGAGTTTCACGCTTCTCTCCTGCTGGAGGTCACCCCTCAGTAGAAGAATATGGTCATGAAAACCTGTGTGAAATGGGAATGCAGGTCGATGAAGTAGCGGGATATCGCCGCTAGTGTCCTTACCATAGGGGACTAACTAAAAGGAGGGAAAATATCATGATGGAAAAAAGGAAATTGGCACAGCCATATTGGTTACTCATCTTCTTACTCGGCTTCGCTCACTCCGGGTGGGCTTCCGATCCGGTCATCTATTTCACGTACAATTTCAATTTCAATCTGAACTTTGCCGAGTGCCCGGTAGACAGTACGCCCGTCATGGTTGAGCAGGGGCATATCCCACTACTGGACCTGTTCGATAAGCATAAGAAGTGGAAAGCGGATTTCTTCTTCACCGGATATACCAGTAATTACCTGCAGGAGCACTACCCTGAAGTCGTGCAAAGAATCAAAAAGGGGCTGAAAAAGGGCAAGTATCATATCAGTACCTATACCTTTACCCATCCGGTCCTTTCACTGATCCCGTATGACGATGTTGTGCGGCAACTGAAGGCCGGCCTGGAATGTGACCAGAAGGTCTGGGGTATACGACCCGCAGGACTCTTTCTACCGGAAGTATCCTGGGATGTCTGTCTGCCTCAAATCATGGACGAGGTAGGAATTGAGTGGGTATCGATCTATAAGGAGATTGTTCCCGCTTACACCAATGAACTGGTTTATCCACCCACAGCCTATGTAGAGGGTATCAACCAGACCAAGGCCAAGGTGGTGTTGTGCACCCATAGTATGGACCAGGGCAGCACCGAGGAATTGAAGCGAAGATTGGATTCGCTATATCTCGCGCTCAAAGAACAGAACATTGATGAATTCCTGGTGGCGTTTAAAGATGATGCCGAATGCCTCTACTTCCATTCAATCGACGACAATCCCGGCAGCATCTGGGGTGATCGGCTACAGCACCTAGCGGAAATCGAGCGCATGGACGCAAAAATCACCATGATCGAGAACCTGCCCTACGCCCGATTCATGACTATGGGTGAGTATATCAAAAGGCATCCACCTGAGGAGATGATCTATGCTGAAAATATCTCGGGTCATGCCAACTTTGACTGGTGGTTACGCGGCGAAGGGAGAGAGCGTCTGAATGTGCTGGAAAACCAGGCTAGAGCCGAGATTACCAATGCCTCTTACGTAATCGATCTGGCAGAAAAATTGGGAATGGATGTTACCGAATCTAGGCAGTTATTGGAAAAAGCGCAGTATCAGCTCCTGCTGGCCGAAAACAGTGACGGCCGGGGATTTGTCCCCCACTCTTCACGAAAAATATTCGTGGCCACCGCGGCGGTGAAAGCCAAGGAGCTAGCCCAGCAAGCGGCGAAAGCGATCAAGAAGAAATAGGTCCTTATTCTGTCCTACCGTACTCCATATGGTGTTACGACGTGATGGTCTTCAGAAGCGTTTGTTCCCACGAACTGACCGGGAGGGAGGGTTGATGAACATCAGCCGCAGTGACTTTCTCAAGGTGGGGGGTGCCGCTACTGTGCTGGCCGGTCTGGGTATTCGGCCTGCTAGAGCCTATGTGGAGCCGCACAACTGGGATGGCTATGACTTCGGTTCCGGTCCGTCAGTAACCGACCGCCTGAACCAAGGCCCCTTCCCCGATGAAGCCGTGCCTGGCTGGGAGGTGGTGATGGCCACCACCCCTACCAAGGAAGTAGTCCCCAACTATGGCATGGGGCTGGTAACCTATATCTGCGATGAAGTCGGACCACCTAAATCCGAGGAAGGACCCCTGGCACAGGCCATAGAAGAACTGGCGAAGATTCCCCTGGGGCAGAAGCTCTATCTTCGCCTGAATTGGAAGGACGTTCAG harbors:
- a CDS encoding glycoside hydrolase family 36 protein translates to MSWASQKVFQSLVITIAAIMIATTCTRQRPVALQVDGGMISLEFDDQLHSRIVSRLGEEPLVLGDMTPSEFITVGGRAHKDFQLADHTATEGEDEIGKLRVYHIKGSSPSLNKEITITSYDDFPTMLVLQVTYTNPGDTELAIDSWTNHHYGFSTGGSRANPPFWSYQGGSYGWGNDWVKPLTKGFRQENYMGMNHEDYGGGTPVIDVWRPDVGLAVGHLELVPKLVSLPVAMPRARQATVEITLQQSVTLKPGESLTTFRTFVAVHRGDHFRILTDYGRFMVHQGIKFKEPPPDAYGTIWCAWGYERGFTMEQFRNTLPKVKDLGLDWAVLDYGWEKIEGDFVLDKVMFPEGDASMRKLVADIHAAGAKAKLWWMPLSAEPRTQLLKDHPDYLLLNEDGTPRNIEFWKSYFLCPAYPPVWELARQQVITMLKTWGWEGLKIDGNHLNSVPPCYNPAHNHAYPEESVEMLPAFHKMIYETALSINPEAVIEICPCGTNYSFYLLPYMNQAVASDPVSSWMIRQKGKTIKALSGSKVVFYGDHVELSDGKEDFAATVGIGGVIGTKFTWPVGVHVSRESGDISLTPEKEAKWARWIRIYKDKMLPLGTYRGDLYDIGYDRPEAHAISKDGRMYYAFYADQYAGEVELRGLEDKTYQVYDYVNENDLGPVTGAVGKLEVEFHASLLLEVTPQ
- a CDS encoding LamG-like jellyroll fold domain-containing protein, which codes for MKIRFLFMVTQMIAAMVSAPLSGTLFAQSKGGRWQFEMNGNDTADWDQVDNNGSLSGNALYGSDDPLQEGSYYLALEDTGQYDHFYVPDSYDLDFGNGDIALAAWIYPETVEPTTQYLVVKGDHEATPYKTNNYALRLAGAYLNFNVADASGTSMKVVSSFTVQIEQWNFVAAFYDYSDSVVYLWKEPGVAPTDTCFFNADLVTNANRLYIGAWGQEGYRKFTGRIDDMRIGTRVEEIMESSIAVREAAVVPGPKIFRLKQNYPNPFNPETIIAFDLLRNEHVSLDVYSILGRKVATLVDQKMNAGSYAFPFDAADLASGFYFYRIQAGHENEVRRMVLMK